One window from the genome of Candidatus Chlorohelix allophototropha encodes:
- a CDS encoding uroporphyrinogen-III synthase, translating to MDTQKALPLAGRRIVVTRAKEQSGGLLEHLREIGADALEFPVIKTVPPETWDEIDGVIAELSTYNWVVFTSVNGVEYFWQRMIASGKDSQSFSGVKSAAVGSATADSLRSKGVEADLIPTRFVAEAILDTLGENLQGQRFMLPRADIARQVLVTGLEERGAIVTQITAYRTVVGGESGISPSDLLQLLEQGQVDVVTFTSASTVRNFATRLSSVSTKTLPELLKDSAVACIGPITASAALEMGLKIDLQPGKYTIDELVVCISDYFNRASATV from the coding sequence ATGGATACTCAAAAAGCACTCCCGCTTGCTGGAAGGCGCATTGTAGTAACCCGTGCTAAAGAACAATCCGGTGGTTTATTGGAACATCTGCGCGAAATTGGCGCAGATGCTCTTGAATTTCCGGTCATCAAAACTGTTCCACCTGAAACTTGGGACGAAATAGATGGCGTAATTGCCGAGCTTTCCACTTACAACTGGGTGGTTTTTACCAGCGTAAACGGCGTTGAGTATTTCTGGCAGCGAATGATTGCGTCAGGAAAAGATAGCCAATCTTTTTCAGGGGTTAAATCTGCCGCGGTTGGCTCTGCCACTGCCGATTCTCTCCGTAGCAAAGGAGTTGAAGCGGATTTGATTCCCACGCGCTTTGTAGCAGAAGCCATTCTGGACACACTTGGCGAAAATTTGCAAGGACAACGTTTCATGCTGCCTCGCGCCGACATTGCGCGGCAAGTGCTGGTTACAGGGCTAGAAGAAAGAGGCGCAATAGTTACTCAAATAACAGCTTATCGCACTGTAGTAGGTGGAGAAAGTGGGATAAGCCCCTCAGATTTGTTGCAATTGCTGGAGCAAGGGCAAGTGGATGTGGTAACTTTTACCTCAGCCTCAACTGTACGCAACTTCGCGACTCGCCTTTCCAGCGTTAGCACCAAAACATTGCCCGAATTGTTAAAAGATAGTGCAGTTGCCTGTATAGGTCCGATTACGGCTAGTGCCGCCCTTGAGATGGGTCTAAAAATAGACCTTCAACCCGGAAAATATACCATAGATGAACTGGTAGTTTGTATTTCGGACTACTTTAACCGGGCGAGCGCTACCGTATAA
- a CDS encoding type IV secretory system conjugative DNA transfer family protein: MEIITAIVLLTPLILAIAAFGAYFYQTNANESHKRHLEKLHANALVTTLQPDNNGNYPVRILQTGAILHPQAGNILQPVPNTLHYSPHVIVKGSHSVTDGSQIASLPTSNQFVSLQEPVKIPTFADLLRTGEIEEGLILGYKPSGEPIKGTWKDLYSSNVAGVSGSGKTTTVRFLASQSALQGAKFLIIDPHGDSGEESLASTLEPLNSSFFYGCKPAIAPDEIEAVLDIISRELQSRLHNRENRNPLILAIDEFTSLYRTSMGELVAKLLQDISQQGRKVNIFALVVGQIWKGSTSGGTELRDSFASSFVHRMKANQARLLLPTEEARAVQSFQAGEAFLYRTNGVIELVKIPLTTSQDVIKVASIAAFQASNRLTSDFQTAEILPPINDNWKSNISQLEVINNQASSPLQSVKAISPDDARVVSMFLDGKTISDIVKALHGEVAGRNLQAKNTEVQEVLRRNFKPSFDNNHCH, translated from the coding sequence ATGGAAATTATAACCGCTATAGTGCTTTTAACCCCTTTAATTCTTGCTATAGCTGCTTTTGGAGCTTATTTCTATCAAACTAATGCAAATGAAAGCCATAAAAGGCACTTGGAAAAGTTACATGCAAATGCTTTAGTAACTACACTCCAGCCTGATAATAATGGAAACTACCCTGTAAGAATTTTACAAACTGGAGCAATACTACACCCACAAGCAGGGAACATTTTACAGCCCGTTCCTAATACCTTGCACTATTCGCCCCATGTAATTGTAAAAGGTTCTCATAGTGTTACAGATGGTAGTCAGATTGCCAGCCTTCCAACTTCTAACCAATTTGTGAGTTTACAAGAACCTGTAAAAATTCCTACCTTTGCCGATCTGCTTAGAACTGGAGAAATAGAAGAGGGTCTAATACTTGGATACAAACCATCTGGAGAGCCGATTAAAGGCACTTGGAAAGATTTGTATAGCTCCAATGTAGCAGGAGTTTCAGGCAGTGGTAAAACTACTACTGTAAGATTTTTAGCCTCTCAATCAGCCTTGCAAGGGGCTAAATTCCTAATTATAGACCCACATGGCGATAGTGGAGAGGAAAGCCTAGCAAGCACTTTAGAGCCTCTTAACAGTTCATTCTTTTATGGTTGTAAACCTGCTATAGCTCCTGATGAAATTGAAGCTGTATTAGACATTATAAGTAGAGAGTTACAGAGCCGGTTACACAATCGAGAGAATAGAAACCCTCTCATATTGGCAATAGATGAATTTACAAGCCTTTACAGGACTAGCATGGGTGAGCTTGTAGCAAAACTCTTGCAAGATATATCACAGCAAGGACGCAAGGTTAATATTTTTGCGCTTGTTGTGGGTCAAATCTGGAAAGGTTCTACAAGTGGTGGTACTGAATTAAGAGATAGTTTTGCAAGTTCTTTTGTACACAGAATGAAAGCAAATCAAGCAAGGCTATTACTACCCACAGAAGAGGCAAGAGCCGTACAGAGCTTCCAAGCTGGAGAGGCTTTCTTATATCGCACTAATGGTGTAATAGAACTGGTAAAAATCCCTCTTACTACTTCACAAGATGTAATAAAAGTGGCTTCCATTGCTGCTTTTCAGGCTTCCAATAGACTTACTTCAGACTTCCAAACAGCCGAAATATTACCCCCTATAAATGACAATTGGAAGTCAAATATAAGTCAATTGGAAGTCATAAATAATCAGGCTTCCAGTCCTTTACAATCGGTTAAAGCTATTTCTCCAGATGATGCAAGAGTAGTATCAATGTTCCTAGATGGTAAAACCATTTCAGACATAGTGAAAGCACTTCATGGAGAGGTAGCAGGGCGAAACTTGCAAGCAAAAAACACTGAAGTACAAGAGGTTTTAAGGCGCAATTTTAAGCCTTCTTTTGACAACAATCATTGTCATTAG
- the hemA gene encoding glutamyl-tRNA reductase, translating to MELMAVGLDCKKAPLEVREKLSFGGERLNGALAALVAHPHILEAAILSTCNRVEVYLVATHARRNDLQAEVRRFLSEYQSVPENQFAEYLYYHHGRDAVAHLFEVASGIQSMVIGECQIQGQVRDAIEIARKQGTAGRVLDSKFRAAISTGKRARTETTIAEFGVSVSYTAVELVKKNAGSLEGKVGMVLGSGQTAKLTAHVLMAAGVSKILIVNRTLSKAHKLAEHLGISKENTYELEDLSKALEQADVVVCSTGSPFAVIEPKHLEKVMPGRVDRPLYIVDIAVPRDVAPDVSEILGVQLWDLDDVKKLADENLEKRRSEVQRVKTIVNEEIEEFMSWLGSLAVVPTITTLRKHADTIRRAELERIRHTFGDLSDKQVHMIEELTSRIVNKLLHEPTTRLKEVATSTDAGRYAEVVKHLFALQGAGHETN from the coding sequence ATGGAACTTATGGCAGTGGGGTTAGATTGCAAGAAAGCCCCTCTCGAAGTCCGCGAGAAGTTGTCGTTTGGTGGTGAGCGTTTAAACGGAGCATTGGCGGCACTGGTGGCACATCCTCACATACTAGAAGCCGCTATTCTTTCAACTTGTAATCGGGTTGAAGTCTATTTGGTTGCCACTCACGCCCGACGCAACGATTTGCAAGCGGAAGTGCGGCGGTTTTTGTCTGAATACCAGTCTGTACCCGAAAATCAATTTGCCGAATATCTTTATTACCATCATGGAAGAGATGCTGTCGCACATCTTTTTGAAGTAGCCAGCGGCATCCAATCTATGGTAATTGGCGAATGCCAGATTCAAGGGCAGGTACGCGATGCAATTGAAATTGCCCGGAAGCAAGGAACCGCCGGGCGGGTGCTGGATTCAAAGTTCCGCGCCGCAATTAGCACCGGAAAACGCGCTCGAACCGAAACTACTATCGCTGAGTTTGGGGTGTCAGTAAGCTATACCGCTGTAGAACTGGTTAAGAAAAATGCCGGTTCATTGGAAGGCAAAGTTGGGATGGTATTAGGCAGTGGGCAAACTGCGAAATTAACTGCCCATGTACTAATGGCGGCGGGCGTTAGCAAAATATTGATTGTTAATCGTACCTTGAGCAAAGCCCATAAATTGGCTGAACATCTAGGTATTAGCAAGGAAAACACCTACGAACTGGAAGATTTATCTAAAGCATTGGAACAAGCCGATGTAGTAGTTTGCTCTACCGGTTCACCGTTTGCAGTTATTGAGCCGAAGCATCTTGAAAAGGTTATGCCCGGCAGAGTTGACAGACCTCTTTATATTGTTGATATTGCTGTGCCTCGTGACGTTGCTCCCGATGTTTCCGAAATATTAGGTGTACAGCTTTGGGACTTGGACGATGTAAAGAAGTTGGCGGACGAGAATCTTGAAAAACGCCGCTCTGAAGTACAGCGAGTAAAAACGATTGTCAATGAAGAGATTGAAGAATTCATGAGTTGGCTTGGCTCATTAGCTGTAGTCCCCACTATCACCACTTTAAGAAAACATGCGGATACTATCCGCCGCGCTGAATTAGAAAGAATACGCCACACTTTCGGTGACTTATCCGATAAGCAAGTGCATATGATTGAAGAGTTAACTAGCCGCATCGTTAACAAACTCCTACACGAACCTACTACAAGATTAAAAGAAGTTGCCACCAGCACCGATGCAGGTCGGTATGCTGAAGTGGTCAAGCATCTTTTCGCGCTGCAAGGAGCAGGTCATGAAACAAATTGA
- a CDS encoding DMT family transporter produces MKTKTFDGATAWGPVILLVLVVASWASATVVTKHIYLKHLSTPFTMVAVRFTIAGLFALLIYWLSTRRTNSALPLVGGIKPYLWGGIFLSIYMIGLNTALIYISATLGGIIFFGLNPMVVLIGGYFWLGVKSGWRQVIGVLISLSGIAIVISGGDINKLLQSLNSGNLLPGLALMIFATFGWGLYGLWGKRHTSPLPGASLLSTGLNQLIGVIPVWILLILFEPNGLFSLSFEGLLYIAYAGIVPSALGFALFYALLRYLKLEQVATIQLFSPVFTEVLAILFLNEPFGLELVIGTVVLLWGVRVATAPRKKFARIGTT; encoded by the coding sequence GTGAAAACCAAAACATTTGACGGCGCAACCGCATGGGGCCCGGTTATCTTGTTGGTGCTGGTTGTTGCCAGTTGGGCAAGCGCCACTGTTGTAACCAAACACATTTATTTGAAGCATCTATCAACGCCCTTTACTATGGTAGCAGTCCGTTTTACCATCGCCGGATTGTTCGCCCTTTTAATTTACTGGCTTAGCACTCGGCGTACTAACTCAGCCTTGCCATTAGTAGGAGGGATAAAACCTTACCTGTGGGGCGGCATATTTCTGTCAATTTATATGATTGGTCTCAATACCGCCCTGATTTACATCAGCGCCACTTTGGGAGGAATAATATTCTTTGGCTTAAACCCGATGGTAGTCTTGATAGGGGGATATTTCTGGCTAGGGGTAAAATCGGGCTGGCGGCAAGTAATAGGAGTGCTAATATCACTAAGCGGAATCGCCATCGTTATAAGTGGTGGTGATATAAATAAATTGCTTCAAAGCTTAAATAGTGGAAATCTCCTGCCCGGACTGGCGCTCATGATTTTTGCAACCTTTGGCTGGGGATTATATGGTTTGTGGGGAAAACGACATACCAGCCCTTTACCCGGTGCAAGCCTGTTATCTACTGGCTTAAACCAACTAATCGGAGTAATTCCGGTATGGATATTGCTGATTTTGTTTGAACCAAACGGACTTTTTTCGCTTAGCTTTGAAGGATTACTCTATATAGCTTACGCCGGGATAGTCCCATCGGCGCTTGGCTTTGCGCTCTTCTACGCACTCCTCCGATATCTAAAGTTGGAACAAGTGGCAACCATCCAACTATTTTCCCCCGTATTTACCGAAGTGCTGGCAATTCTCTTTCTTAACGAACCATTTGGGTTGGAATTGGTGATAGGAACAGTGGTTTTATTATGGGGCGTAAGAGTGGCAACCGCCCCACGAAAAAAATTCGCCAGAATAGGTACTACTTAG
- a CDS encoding DNA primase family protein: MITNLSSVDNTTIFEAGDRFNQAVFDSAIAYYGKTPKEAKFFAKNGKMLPPVSNPQEVSENGKAVWLAVNLFQNPEGSKPATKDITRIDNVTIDFETPAEPTSSHAVGAMLYNLLLQKGITSVVEDSGAGCHIIIPISPIVLPKPPVPLEKGIKGIHDLANDAVKLWITHNLEDKFSSACQQIGINTKLEGMDIARVMSIAGTFRVGNSKPNEAQFLRNGYLRRVLLPTNEQGLYPERVENNTVTQELLEIMQELENSPATKPVEAAKAFSSNIITFPITSSNKSNSVESSLRAFAGKYVRKDRSGFFQALVNHLYPLVGKNYQEGQKYAQLIDSLSGDKFSSENRLDTEFERSWNDTQFSYTPSFTSTPTAMREPEEKAGIQNAGKLFYDAGKLELTDIGNAKRMSILYKDTLAYAKDTWLYWTGKVWKETTNKEAYKGVLIGYAKRMAEAIRLESSEYAATEDTSIEAKFRYSTKVYAHYITSSSNQRLKAAIDTATDPDCLGCDPEDFDTHDNLLNLQNGVLNLGTFELLPHDPSYKLTRISNVEYNPQKYSDLWEKVVNDLTDGDKEMAEVLQIAAGYSLTGSTESKAIMVLCGKSNTGKSKFVEAIRDVLGDALTGGYGANAGTNAFTVNSKWGDTKASNSASPEMAVLEKARIVIASEAGAGQVFNAPLLKNIAGSSRITARRNYKDPITFVPQMKLWLDTNYLPDLHDPDEALFNRLRIFPCTNELEESKQDRDLDKKLKAEKSAILNWMIEGLQKWKANGKSIPETHRMREAKESEKRDSNPVSALIAELYQYDRSGEILFSEFYADYVRFCNYSGEKMPITDKKLGKCLRALTGIDVIKGRLNKTFVKGLKRLESNPQM; the protein is encoded by the coding sequence ATGATAACAAATTTATCATCTGTTGACAATACGACAATTTTTGAGGCTGGAGACAGATTCAATCAGGCTGTTTTTGATAGTGCTATAGCCTACTATGGCAAAACCCCTAAAGAAGCCAAATTCTTTGCTAAGAATGGCAAAATGCTACCCCCTGTTAGTAACCCACAAGAAGTTAGTGAAAATGGTAAGGCTGTATGGCTTGCGGTTAACCTTTTTCAAAATCCCGAAGGTAGTAAACCTGCTACTAAAGATATAACCAGAATTGACAATGTAACAATTGATTTTGAAACCCCTGCTGAACCCACTTCATCCCATGCAGTAGGGGCTATGTTATATAACCTTTTACTTCAAAAAGGTATTACTTCTGTAGTAGAAGATAGTGGAGCAGGTTGTCATATCATTATACCTATAAGCCCTATTGTTTTACCTAAACCCCCTGTTCCTCTTGAAAAAGGGATTAAAGGGATTCATGATCTAGCTAATGATGCTGTTAAATTGTGGATAACGCACAATCTTGAGGATAAATTCTCAAGTGCTTGCCAACAAATAGGTATAAATACCAAACTAGAAGGGATGGACATTGCAAGAGTAATGTCTATAGCAGGAACTTTTAGAGTCGGTAATAGTAAACCTAATGAAGCGCAATTTTTGAGAAATGGCTATCTTAGAAGGGTACTTTTACCCACAAATGAACAGGGACTATATCCTGAGAGGGTAGAAAACAATACTGTTACTCAAGAATTACTGGAGATTATGCAGGAGCTTGAAAACAGCCCTGCTACAAAGCCCGTAGAGGCTGCTAAAGCCTTCAGCAGTAACATTATTACCTTTCCTATCACATCTTCTAACAAATCTAATTCTGTTGAAAGCTCTTTACGGGCTTTTGCTGGAAAGTATGTCCGTAAAGACCGATCAGGATTTTTTCAGGCTCTAGTTAATCATTTATACCCATTGGTAGGTAAGAACTACCAAGAGGGGCAAAAATATGCACAACTTATTGATAGTCTTTCAGGGGATAAATTTAGTTCTGAAAACAGGCTAGACACTGAGTTTGAAAGAAGCTGGAATGATACACAATTCAGCTATACCCCTTCTTTTACTTCTACTCCTACCGCCATGCGAGAGCCTGAAGAAAAAGCAGGTATTCAAAATGCTGGAAAGCTATTCTATGATGCTGGAAAGTTAGAATTAACAGACATTGGAAACGCAAAGCGCATGTCTATTCTCTATAAAGATACTCTAGCCTATGCAAAAGATACTTGGCTCTATTGGACTGGTAAAGTCTGGAAAGAGACTACTAACAAAGAGGCTTACAAAGGTGTACTAATTGGTTATGCAAAGCGAATGGCTGAAGCTATAAGGCTGGAAAGCTCTGAATATGCTGCTACTGAAGATACCTCAATTGAAGCTAAATTCCGCTATTCAACAAAAGTATATGCTCACTATATTACTTCAAGCTCAAATCAAAGGTTAAAAGCTGCTATAGATACAGCTACAGACCCTGATTGTTTAGGCTGTGATCCTGAAGATTTTGACACCCATGATAATCTGCTAAATCTTCAAAATGGTGTGTTAAATCTTGGCACTTTCGAGCTTTTGCCACATGACCCTTCCTATAAGCTAACAAGGATTAGCAATGTGGAATATAACCCACAGAAATATAGTGACTTGTGGGAAAAAGTTGTTAATGATCTTACAGACGGTGATAAAGAAATGGCTGAAGTGTTACAAATTGCGGCTGGATACAGTCTTACAGGTTCAACAGAGAGCAAGGCTATCATGGTGCTTTGTGGTAAGAGCAACACTGGTAAAAGCAAGTTTGTGGAGGCTATAAGGGATGTACTGGGAGATGCTTTAACAGGTGGTTATGGTGCTAATGCCGGTACAAACGCTTTTACAGTCAATTCAAAATGGGGGGATACTAAAGCCTCTAATAGTGCTAGTCCTGAAATGGCTGTATTAGAAAAGGCAAGAATTGTAATAGCCTCTGAAGCAGGAGCAGGTCAAGTTTTTAATGCTCCACTTCTAAAAAATATTGCTGGTAGTTCAAGAATAACAGCCCGTAGGAACTACAAAGACCCTATTACTTTTGTACCACAAATGAAGTTATGGCTGGATACAAACTATTTACCAGACTTGCATGATCCAGATGAAGCACTATTCAACCGATTAAGGATTTTTCCTTGTACTAATGAGTTAGAAGAATCTAAGCAGGATAGAGATTTAGATAAAAAACTTAAGGCTGAAAAATCAGCAATTCTTAATTGGATGATAGAAGGGCTTCAGAAATGGAAAGCAAACGGTAAATCTATACCAGAAACCCACAGAATGAGAGAGGCTAAAGAAAGTGAAAAACGGGATAGTAATCCTGTTTCCGCCTTGATAGCCGAGCTTTATCAATATGACAGGTCGGGGGAAATTCTTTTCTCAGAGTTTTACGCCGATTATGTAAGATTTTGTAATTACAGTGGGGAAAAAATGCCTATAACTGATAAAAAATTAGGCAAATGCCTCAGAGCGTTAACAGGTATAGATGTTATCAAAGGTAGGTTGAATAAAACTTTTGTAAAAGGGCTAAAAAGGCTGGAAAGTAACCCACAGATGTAG
- a CDS encoding site-specific DNA-methyltransferase codes for MAQKPITSNTLYYGDNLKVLREYFLNESVDLIYLDPPFNSSRNYNVLFKDEKGQDSNAQITAFEDTWHWNEATAKVYHELTTEAPDHVSKMIEALHDFVGENQMMAYLVMMAIRLVELHRVLKPTGSLYLHCDPTASHYLKIILDTIFGAQNFRNEIIWKRQSAHSDAKHKFSDIADIILFFVKSKDAIFKPQYGEYDPTYIEKFYRFDDNDDRGRYRLDNMTSPNPRPNMMYEWLGYSYPVKGWRYQRETMQKLHDEGRIYYPKKPDGSYDTTKRPALKRYLNEQEGSIITNIWADINSLHSSDSERLNYPTQKPLALLERIIQASSNSGDIVLDPFCGCGTAIAAAEKLGRNWLGIDITHLAISLNKIRMKDMFPDIKFKVIGEPTSIDGARQLASEDRYQFQFWALPFVNAQPLGAQAGSKEGKKGSDKGIDGVIRFKDDETSKVKRALVQVKSGHVKSGDIRDLIGTVENEKAEMGVFITLEPATSEMKAAAIKAGYYESIWGKFPKIQILTIEELLNRAEVKMPPTKVSYKKAQVEQVQTIQPQMDI; via the coding sequence ATGGCACAGAAGCCTATAACTTCTAATACGCTGTATTATGGTGATAACCTTAAAGTTCTAAGAGAATATTTCCTCAATGAGAGTGTAGATTTAATCTACTTAGACCCCCCTTTTAACTCCAGTAGAAATTATAATGTGCTTTTCAAAGATGAAAAGGGGCAAGATAGTAACGCGCAAATTACAGCCTTTGAAGATACATGGCACTGGAATGAAGCTACTGCAAAGGTTTATCATGAACTTACTACTGAAGCTCCAGACCATGTTTCAAAAATGATAGAAGCCTTGCATGACTTTGTGGGTGAAAATCAGATGATGGCTTATCTTGTTATGATGGCTATAAGGCTTGTAGAATTGCATAGGGTCTTAAAACCTACTGGTAGCCTTTACTTACATTGTGATCCCACAGCAAGCCACTACTTAAAAATTATTCTTGATACTATTTTTGGGGCGCAAAACTTCAGAAATGAGATTATTTGGAAACGGCAATCAGCCCATAGTGATGCAAAACATAAATTCTCTGATATAGCGGATATTATTCTATTTTTTGTAAAATCAAAAGATGCCATATTTAAACCTCAATATGGCGAATATGATCCCACTTATATAGAGAAGTTTTACCGATTTGATGATAATGATGATCGTGGTCGTTATCGTTTGGACAATATGACAAGCCCAAATCCTAGACCTAATATGATGTATGAATGGTTAGGTTATTCTTATCCGGTGAAGGGTTGGCGTTATCAACGAGAAACTATGCAAAAACTTCATGATGAAGGTCGGATTTATTATCCCAAAAAGCCTGATGGGAGTTATGATACAACCAAACGACCAGCATTAAAACGATATTTGAATGAACAAGAAGGCTCAATTATAACTAATATCTGGGCTGATATTAATTCACTTCATTCCTCTGATTCAGAAAGATTGAATTATCCCACTCAAAAGCCACTGGCATTACTAGAGCGTATTATTCAGGCAAGCAGTAATTCAGGTGATATAGTATTAGACCCCTTCTGTGGGTGTGGTACTGCTATAGCAGCAGCAGAAAAGTTAGGTCGTAATTGGTTAGGAATTGATATTACACACCTTGCTATATCTCTTAATAAAATTCGTATGAAGGATATGTTTCCAGATATTAAGTTCAAAGTTATTGGAGAACCCACAAGTATTGATGGTGCAAGGCAATTAGCTAGTGAGGATCGCTATCAATTCCAGTTCTGGGCTTTACCCTTTGTAAATGCTCAACCATTAGGAGCGCAAGCAGGGAGTAAAGAAGGTAAAAAGGGTAGTGATAAAGGAATTGACGGTGTTATCAGGTTCAAAGATGATGAAACTAGCAAGGTAAAACGCGCTCTTGTACAGGTGAAAAGTGGACATGTAAAGAGTGGCGACATTAGAGATTTAATAGGTACTGTTGAGAATGAAAAGGCTGAAATGGGCGTTTTTATAACGCTTGAACCTGCTACCAGTGAAATGAAAGCAGCAGCTATAAAAGCAGGATATTATGAATCTATATGGGGTAAGTTTCCTAAAATCCAGATTTTAACAATTGAAGAGCTTTTGAATAGGGCTGAAGTAAAAATGCCACCTACTAAAGTAAGTTACAAAAAAGCTCAAGTGGAGCAGGTACAAACTATTCAGCCTCAAATGGATATTTAA
- the hemC gene encoding hydroxymethylbilane synthase, whose product MKQIELKEAEEPHTKLPNKTIIVGTRGSKLALWQTNWLIEELKKARPGLQIETRVFTTRGDQIQDVPLQSVGDDGFFVRELETALLAGEIDLAIHSLKDLPTKQPEGLHVAVTPERVDARDALFSRGNIKLADLRQGAVIGTSSARRVAQLRNYRPDFQIKELRGNIDTRMRKLHEQDYDAVILAAAGVKRIGRLDEAAECIPLNVMLPAPGQGALAPECRVDDKALLGILNLVNDRNSLIAVKCEREFMAALGGGCQTPVGAYAEVIMQRLVLRAFVGSPDGSRKILVEIQEPCDGSLAQAKEVALRLAEEALNKGAREILDDARKQGYITERK is encoded by the coding sequence ATGAAACAAATTGAGTTAAAGGAGGCGGAAGAACCGCACACGAAATTGCCAAATAAAACAATTATTGTTGGTACTCGGGGCAGCAAACTGGCGCTATGGCAAACTAATTGGCTGATCGAAGAGCTTAAAAAAGCCCGTCCTGGTTTGCAAATCGAAACCCGCGTATTTACTACCCGCGGCGACCAAATTCAGGATGTTCCTTTGCAAAGTGTCGGGGATGATGGCTTTTTTGTAAGAGAACTTGAAACTGCTCTGCTGGCGGGCGAAATTGACTTGGCAATACATAGCCTCAAAGACCTCCCCACCAAACAACCGGAAGGCTTGCATGTAGCAGTTACCCCTGAGCGTGTCGATGCTCGTGATGCATTGTTCAGCAGAGGAAACATTAAGCTGGCAGATTTGCGGCAAGGAGCGGTCATCGGTACCAGTAGCGCGCGCCGAGTCGCTCAACTACGCAACTATCGACCTGATTTCCAGATAAAAGAATTGCGCGGAAATATCGATACTCGCATGCGCAAATTGCACGAGCAAGATTATGACGCAGTAATACTGGCAGCAGCAGGCGTAAAAAGAATCGGTCGTCTTGACGAAGCGGCAGAATGTATTCCATTAAATGTGATGCTTCCCGCCCCCGGACAGGGTGCGCTTGCGCCGGAATGTCGGGTCGATGACAAAGCCTTGCTGGGTATTCTAAACCTAGTTAACGACCGGAACAGTCTAATCGCAGTAAAGTGCGAGCGAGAATTTATGGCAGCGCTCGGTGGCGGTTGCCAAACTCCGGTTGGCGCGTATGCCGAAGTGATTATGCAGCGCCTAGTCTTGCGCGCTTTCGTTGGTAGCCCTGATGGCTCTCGGAAAATTCTGGTAGAAATTCAAGAACCTTGCGATGGTTCTTTAGCACAGGCTAAAGAAGTTGCGCTACGTTTAGCGGAGGAAGCGCTCAACAAAGGCGCACGCGAAATCTTGGATGATGCTCGCAAACAAGGCTATATCACCGAGAGAAAATAA
- a CDS encoding tyrosine-type recombinase/integrase has protein sequence MKKPCDSNKIPQEIDPFKTLIMVWLDYCRADALSDRTVLDYSNKVLKFWWWWHDYTRYADKLGSHPRDVTTIEARQFVTYLREPNSNRWGSACSNCSILSPASINSYGNTVKVFFSWLEIQGYIPQTPFNKTVKFYNRKKADRTIKTLDLESVSKILKFLTDENKLTTFAGLRDLATFTLLLDSGIRLGELLSIRVCDLDLKQQKCTVNGKTGKRVAIFSDACRKVLSDYIKHPHLKDLKPDSSLWVTVDLQPLTISGFHSLVRRIRAGTGVKFYAHMLRHTFASFLAQQGVSSWDLKELLGHSSITTTEIYVRNNIERLSIIYRPKSPITLITGGNDSPKVLTKKRKGRPPKGRN, from the coding sequence TTGAAAAAACCATGTGATTCTAACAAAATCCCACAAGAAATAGACCCTTTCAAAACCTTAATAATGGTCTGGTTAGACTATTGCAGGGCTGATGCTTTATCGGATAGGACTGTATTAGATTACTCTAATAAAGTTCTCAAGTTTTGGTGGTGGTGGCATGACTATACCAGATATGCAGATAAATTAGGTTCACATCCTAGAGATGTTACTACAATTGAAGCCCGACAATTCGTAACATATTTAAGAGAGCCTAATAGTAATCGTTGGGGATCAGCCTGTAGCAATTGCTCTATACTTTCTCCAGCCTCTATAAATTCCTATGGCAATACTGTCAAGGTATTCTTTTCATGGCTTGAAATACAGGGTTATATACCTCAAACCCCATTTAATAAAACTGTCAAATTTTATAACCGGAAAAAAGCCGATAGGACTATCAAGACTTTAGATTTGGAATCAGTATCAAAAATCTTGAAATTCCTTACTGATGAAAACAAACTCACAACTTTTGCAGGGCTTAGAGATTTAGCAACTTTTACACTCCTGCTAGATAGTGGCATTAGGTTAGGAGAATTACTATCTATAAGGGTTTGTGATTTAGACCTAAAACAGCAAAAGTGTACAGTCAATGGTAAAACTGGTAAACGGGTAGCAATTTTTAGTGATGCTTGCCGTAAAGTCCTTTCAGACTATATAAAACACCCCCATCTTAAAGACTTGAAACCAGATAGCTCCTTGTGGGTAACAGTAGATTTACAGCCTCTTACTATAAGTGGTTTTCATTCTCTTGTTAGACGCATAAGAGCAGGTACAGGGGTTAAATTTTATGCTCACATGCTTAGACATACTTTTGCTTCTTTTCTTGCACAACAGGGGGTTAGTAGTTGGGACTTAAAAGAATTGTTAGGTCATTCCTCAATTACTACTACTGAAATTTATGTCAGAAACAATATTGAAAGACTTTCCATAATCTACAGACCTAAATCACCCATAACACTCATAACAGGGGGTAACGATAGTCCTAAAGTTCTTACTAAAAAGCGTAAAGGTAGACCACCTAAAGGCAGAAATTAA